In the Lascolabacillus massiliensis genome, one interval contains:
- a CDS encoding threonine synthase, whose product MLRVKVQHKYKLTCTKCGYVTPNFWTWFDQNQQCPKCGSKHSEVSYNRRYQRLPRIMKREPDSFWLYFPYLPLLRRRHIISLKEGAIPVEKWTFLEEFAKEKFGLNINVHVYRNDLNGGTGTFKDIAASLAASLFKEIGIDQYCIASTGNSATAYAKYLSMAKVNCSVFMPEDTLKASEATISSYGQQVFKVLGDYAKAKEIAAGYARIHNIPMSTGNIDPIRIEAKKTMVFEWIRQMDKFPDVYIQAISGGTGPLAIDKGIRELKGIYPKLKNPRFLLVQTDGCDPMVQAWEKAEKEGFPEGFENEYPIIYNPQTEVPTLATGNPATYPILAKLVQKTGGSFLRMHESKLLSVGKIMAYEKKVIPGPASAVCMAGFFIALKKNKIKDGETVLINLGEGANRAPYFLEQMIYTTKSVNSVEDCAPHHIEDFRTKLWNDILEG is encoded by the coding sequence ATGCTACGAGTAAAAGTTCAGCATAAGTACAAGTTAACCTGTACCAAATGCGGTTACGTAACACCCAACTTCTGGACATGGTTTGATCAAAACCAGCAATGTCCAAAGTGTGGTAGTAAACATTCGGAAGTATCATACAACAGAAGGTACCAGAGGTTGCCCCGTATCATGAAACGTGAACCGGACAGCTTCTGGCTCTATTTCCCATACCTTCCTCTTTTACGCAGAAGACACATAATCTCACTTAAAGAAGGCGCTATACCTGTTGAAAAATGGACTTTCCTTGAGGAGTTTGCAAAAGAAAAATTTGGATTGAACATCAATGTTCATGTCTACCGTAACGATCTAAATGGTGGAACAGGCACATTTAAGGATATTGCTGCTTCTTTAGCGGCAAGTCTCTTTAAAGAAATAGGAATAGATCAATATTGTATCGCTTCTACAGGTAACTCTGCAACAGCCTATGCCAAATATCTTTCCATGGCAAAAGTAAACTGCTCGGTTTTCATGCCCGAAGATACTTTAAAAGCCTCTGAAGCAACTATCAGCTCATACGGACAGCAGGTGTTCAAGGTGCTTGGCGACTATGCCAAAGCAAAGGAGATTGCTGCAGGCTACGCCAGGATACATAATATACCTATGTCAACAGGCAATATCGACCCAATACGAATTGAAGCAAAAAAGACAATGGTGTTCGAGTGGATACGTCAGATGGACAAATTTCCTGATGTATACATTCAAGCTATTAGCGGAGGAACAGGGCCTCTTGCCATAGATAAAGGTATCAGAGAGTTAAAGGGAATATATCCTAAACTTAAGAATCCACGATTTCTGCTTGTTCAGACAGATGGGTGCGACCCTATGGTACAAGCCTGGGAGAAAGCTGAAAAAGAAGGATTTCCGGAAGGATTCGAAAATGAATACCCCATTATATATAACCCACAGACAGAGGTACCAACACTTGCAACGGGTAATCCGGCCACATATCCAATACTAGCAAAGCTAGTTCAGAAAACAGGTGGAAGTTTTCTCAGAATGCATGAGAGCAAACTGCTTTCTGTAGGTAAAATTATGGCATATGAGAAGAAGGTGATACCGGGACCCGCATCGGCAGTTTGTATGGCTGGTTTCTTCATAGCACTGAAAAAGAATAAAATCAAAGATGGAGAGACTGTACTAATCAACTTAGGCGAGGGTGCAAATCGCGCACCTTACTTTTTGGAACAGATGATTTATACAACTAAGAGTGTAAATAGTGTGGAAGATTGTGCACCTCACCATATTGAAGACTTCCGCACCAAACTATGGAATGATATTCTGGAAGGTTAA
- a CDS encoding SDR family oxidoreductase has translation MQNSKTIWITGASSGIGEACAYQFAKEKFNLILTATRVDKLQEVQCTCVNLGARCVIIPYDLSDLENIDELTDNALAAFGKIDTLFLNAGISQRSKTLDTSFSVDEKIMNVNFFAPVKITKRILPSMIENGGGTIAVTSSISGKFGFPLRSAYASSKFAVYGFFETVHAEYYDNNIRVVMVCPGRIKTNISYNALEADGSKHAKMDEGQNSGMSAEKAAKKIVKAIIKQKPEVLVGGKELLMIYIKRFLPGLSRKMVRRVSST, from the coding sequence ATGCAAAACAGTAAAACAATATGGATTACAGGAGCCTCGTCAGGAATTGGCGAAGCTTGTGCATATCAATTCGCTAAGGAGAAGTTTAATCTTATACTTACTGCAACACGTGTTGACAAGCTGCAAGAGGTGCAATGTACATGTGTTAATCTGGGCGCACGTTGTGTCATAATTCCATACGACCTGTCCGATCTCGAAAACATTGATGAACTAACCGACAATGCATTAGCCGCTTTTGGCAAAATTGATACACTCTTTTTAAATGCAGGCATCAGTCAGCGCTCTAAAACACTCGATACCTCATTCTCCGTAGATGAGAAAATAATGAATGTCAACTTCTTTGCCCCGGTAAAGATAACTAAGCGTATTTTACCATCAATGATAGAAAACGGAGGAGGCACAATAGCGGTAACCAGCAGTATCTCAGGAAAATTCGGATTTCCTCTGCGTTCAGCTTATGCATCATCAAAGTTTGCTGTTTACGGATTCTTTGAAACAGTACATGCTGAGTATTACGACAACAATATACGCGTTGTGATGGTATGCCCCGGCCGCATCAAAACAAACATATCATACAATGCTCTGGAGGCTGATGGCAGCAAGCATGCCAAAATGGATGAAGGGCAAAACAGCGGAATGTCAGCAGAGAAAGCGGCAAAAAAGATAGTAAAAGCAATTATAAAGCAAAAACCAGAAGTGCTTGTAGGTGGTAAAGAACTCCTGATGATATATATCAAACGGTTCCTGCCCGGATTATCCAGAAAGATGGTAAGAAGAGTCAGTTCAACTTAA
- a CDS encoding VOC family protein, whose protein sequence is MKENYIISGIQQIGIGVENFAEAWRYYIEVFNMDIRILEDDKVAELMLPYTGGKPQKRRAAIALNLQGGGGFEIWQYSDRKPKPADFEIQAGDLGVFAAKIKSKHVEKTYELFSKKPNINLLGKPEISIDGNKTFFMKDPYGNIFQIVHDTTIYRNEGRLTGGIVGAMIGVTDIEKAMPIYRDILGYDIVIADETGTFNDIKVLPSGEGQFRRRILSHSKPRQGSFSELFGKSYIELVQPLERAPRKIYEGRFWGDPGFIQICFDVRNTDVLRKKCEEMGYPFTVDSSQSFKEGESFDMGEAAGQFAYIEDPDGTLIELVEAHKIPLLKKLNLYLDLRKRDPRKPLSKKMLGMLRFMKVKPESL, encoded by the coding sequence ATGAAAGAAAATTATATAATATCCGGAATTCAACAGATTGGTATTGGAGTAGAGAATTTTGCTGAAGCTTGGAGGTACTACATCGAAGTATTTAATATGGATATCCGAATCCTTGAAGATGATAAAGTAGCAGAGCTGATGCTTCCATATACAGGAGGCAAACCTCAGAAGCGAAGAGCAGCAATAGCACTCAACCTTCAGGGAGGTGGTGGTTTCGAGATATGGCAGTACTCAGATCGCAAACCCAAACCTGCTGATTTCGAGATTCAGGCAGGCGATCTTGGAGTATTTGCTGCAAAGATAAAAAGCAAGCATGTAGAAAAGACATACGAGCTCTTTAGTAAAAAACCCAATATTAACCTGTTAGGGAAACCCGAAATCAGTATCGATGGTAATAAAACCTTTTTCATGAAAGACCCCTATGGAAATATCTTTCAGATTGTTCATGACACAACAATATACAGAAATGAGGGTCGTTTAACCGGAGGAATAGTTGGAGCAATGATTGGAGTTACAGACATAGAAAAAGCAATGCCAATCTACCGCGACATCCTTGGATATGATATAGTTATAGCAGATGAAACCGGCACCTTTAATGATATAAAAGTACTCCCTTCCGGCGAGGGACAATTCCGTCGCCGCATACTTTCACACAGTAAACCGCGACAAGGCAGTTTCAGTGAACTATTTGGAAAATCATACATAGAGCTGGTGCAACCCCTCGAACGTGCACCCCGTAAGATATATGAAGGTCGCTTCTGGGGCGATCCAGGTTTTATACAAATCTGCTTTGATGTACGCAACACAGACGTCTTAAGAAAAAAGTGCGAAGAGATGGGCTACCCATTTACAGTAGACAGCTCACAAAGTTTCAAGGAGGGAGAATCGTTCGACATGGGAGAAGCTGCAGGACAGTTTGCCTATATCGAAGATCCCGATGGCACACTCATAGAGTTAGTTGAAGCACACAAAATACCACTATTGAAAAAACTCAATCTCTATCTTGATCTCCGTAAACGTGATCCCAGAAAACCACTGTCAAAGAAAATGCTGGGAATGCTTAGATTTATGAAAGTCAAACCTGAAAGCTTATAG
- the porK gene encoding T9SS ring complex lipoprotein PorK/GldK, translating into MRKYFLLLLIITLTYSCGGGRMGRIGTIGGELTGVPVGRVWDEPTPYNMVLVSRGAYTMGPGEIDSLWGINIPTRGVSVDNFWMDETEITNSQYKQFVYWVRDSIIRERMADPRYAGDDFYKITEDIYGDPVTPHLNWSIPIPWTRNTEEEEATINSLYITHPITGEKMLDGSQLNFRYELYDAAEAAKSKYRNVSGNGSTPILISKDTAYIAQDGSIVNETITRPFSSHYDFVHTYIVNVYPDTTCWINDFHNSNNEIYMRNYFSNPAYAHYPVVGVSWQQATAFCEWRTLFLRRSVSSAGVQVEKYRLPTEAEWELAARSGSSDNIYPWGSDGTLAENGCYQANFSPGDGAYAADNFLITAPVRSFKPNNIGLYDMAGNVAEWTSTAYSESGNELMSNINPEYSYSASEDAPPFMKRKVVKGGSWKDNALFIRADMRDSEYQNRGRSYIGFRCVRTQIPGSR; encoded by the coding sequence ATGAGGAAATATTTTTTATTGTTGCTGATAATCACTCTAACCTATTCATGTGGTGGTGGAAGAATGGGGAGAATTGGAACAATTGGCGGAGAACTTACTGGTGTACCTGTGGGCAGAGTCTGGGATGAGCCAACACCATATAATATGGTATTAGTTTCCCGTGGAGCCTATACAATGGGTCCCGGCGAGATTGATTCTCTCTGGGGAATTAATATCCCAACACGCGGAGTCTCAGTTGATAACTTCTGGATGGACGAAACAGAAATCACCAACTCACAATATAAGCAGTTTGTCTACTGGGTACGCGACTCAATAATTCGTGAGCGGATGGCTGATCCCAGGTATGCGGGTGACGACTTCTACAAAATCACTGAAGATATCTATGGAGATCCTGTTACACCACATTTAAACTGGTCGATACCCATACCCTGGACCCGAAATACAGAGGAAGAAGAAGCAACCATAAACAGCCTCTACATCACACACCCAATAACAGGAGAAAAGATGCTTGATGGCAGTCAGCTTAACTTCCGCTACGAACTGTACGACGCTGCAGAGGCCGCAAAGAGCAAATACCGCAACGTATCAGGCAATGGCAGTACCCCAATCTTAATCTCAAAAGATACAGCATATATAGCACAGGATGGCTCAATTGTAAACGAAACAATTACACGCCCTTTCAGTAGTCACTACGACTTCGTACACACCTACATAGTTAACGTTTATCCCGACACAACATGCTGGATAAACGACTTTCACAATAGCAACAATGAGATATACATGCGTAACTACTTCTCAAATCCTGCCTATGCCCACTATCCTGTTGTAGGAGTATCTTGGCAGCAAGCCACAGCCTTTTGTGAATGGCGCACACTCTTCCTTCGCAGAAGCGTTAGCAGTGCAGGAGTACAGGTTGAAAAATACCGACTACCCACCGAAGCTGAATGGGAACTTGCGGCACGCAGTGGAAGCTCCGACAACATATACCCCTGGGGATCAGATGGAACATTAGCGGAAAATGGATGCTATCAAGCCAATTTTAGTCCCGGTGACGGTGCCTATGCCGCCGACAACTTCCTAATAACCGCACCTGTCAGAAGCTTCAAGCCAAATAATATAGGACTATATGATATGGCGGGCAATGTGGCAGAATGGACTTCAACCGCCTATAGCGAATCGGGCAATGAGCTAATGAGTAATATCAACCCGGAATACAGTTACAGTGCATCAGAAGATGCCCCTCCTTTTATGAAGAGGAAAGTTGTTAAGGGGGGATCGTGGAAAGACAATGCACTCTTTATCCGTGCCGATATGAGAGACTCTGAATATCAAAACAGAGGCAGGTCATATATAGGATTCCGCTGTGTCAGAACTCAAATACCCGGATCTCGATGA
- the porL gene encoding type IX secretion system motor protein PorL/GldL codes for MNAYKKYRNRIEKYLQTERGKRLINFTYSIGAAIVILGAMFKLLHFPYGNELLFIGMITEVIVFTLSAFDTPIRDYNWDRIFPALTSDNSDDQPNININSTTEKVLKDQQTETSHKPDDHQHYKETYKTYGQSVFPDNRVDITPQNEKYSKQLEDLTAETEKMTKQIQELNDIYARMLKAMSANREK; via the coding sequence ATGAACGCATATAAAAAATATAGAAACCGAATCGAGAAGTACCTGCAAACAGAGAGAGGCAAACGACTCATCAACTTCACCTACAGCATCGGTGCGGCAATCGTAATTCTCGGAGCCATGTTCAAATTGCTCCACTTCCCATATGGCAATGAACTTCTATTCATTGGAATGATAACAGAGGTAATAGTATTTACACTCTCAGCATTCGACACCCCCATAAGGGATTATAACTGGGACAGGATATTCCCGGCTCTCACATCAGATAACAGTGATGATCAGCCCAATATAAATATAAATTCCACAACAGAAAAAGTATTAAAAGATCAACAAACAGAAACATCTCATAAACCTGATGATCATCAACATTATAAAGAAACATATAAAACTTATGGGCAGTCGGTTTTCCCAGATAACCGAGTTGATATAACACCACAGAACGAGAAATACTCAAAACAACTTGAAGATCTCACTGCAGAAACAGAAAAGATGACAAAGCAGATACAGGAGCTTAACGACATATATGCTCGGATGCTAAAGGCGATGTCAGCCAATCGTGAGAAATAA
- the porM gene encoding type IX secretion system motor protein PorM/GldM, whose translation MAVNSPNSPRQKMINLMYLVFIAMLALNVSAEVLDGFGLVDNSLRDSSTTLSSRNDLILNELAQYKELNPEKAEEWYNRGMEVRTMTDSLTKYIQQLKYLMVREADGRKADISNIRHKDDLEAASVVMLSPVKGEGKKLKNAIDNYRNNITQFVHNPARREIIERSLSTQTSGKSWEASHFENMPLAAAVTILTKIENDIVTAEGEALENILNSVDAGDFRVNQLNAYLIPESDIVFRGSNYRARVVLTAEDTTKQPQLIINSSATPVIEGNNSFTLPANTTGTFPIDGHLEISGNNGTVIRRDFQSSYTVIEPMATIAPSLMNVLYAGIENEVSISVPGISPQNISAVMTNGTVTRRGNMWYATPSQVGTDATITVTVTTPSGAAQQLTSREFGVRALPDPTPYIIYRDSDGKPVIFKGGSIAKSVLINADGIEAAIDDGILNIPFRVTEFRTLFFDSMGNAIPEVSDGSRFSQRQREQIRRLSRGSYFYISGIRAAGPDGVEREIAVIEVRVN comes from the coding sequence ATGGCAGTAAACAGTCCCAATTCCCCCCGTCAAAAAATGATAAACCTGATGTATCTGGTTTTCATTGCCATGCTGGCTCTCAACGTGTCGGCAGAGGTACTCGACGGCTTTGGTCTGGTAGATAACAGTCTGCGCGACTCCTCCACCACCCTGTCCAGCAGGAATGATCTCATCCTGAATGAACTTGCACAGTACAAAGAGTTAAATCCTGAAAAGGCTGAAGAGTGGTACAACCGTGGCATGGAAGTACGCACAATGACCGATTCACTAACCAAATATATTCAGCAGCTCAAATATCTCATGGTCAGAGAAGCCGATGGCCGCAAAGCAGACATCAGTAACATCAGGCACAAAGATGATCTCGAAGCAGCATCAGTAGTAATGCTATCACCCGTAAAAGGAGAAGGTAAAAAGCTTAAAAACGCAATCGATAACTATCGCAACAACATCACCCAATTTGTTCATAACCCAGCACGCAGAGAAATAATAGAAAGGAGTCTGAGTACGCAAACATCAGGCAAAAGCTGGGAAGCATCACACTTCGAAAACATGCCACTTGCAGCAGCAGTAACAATACTCACTAAAATTGAAAACGATATCGTAACAGCCGAAGGCGAAGCCCTTGAAAACATCCTAAACAGTGTAGATGCAGGAGACTTTCGCGTTAATCAACTCAATGCATACCTCATTCCTGAGTCGGATATAGTCTTCCGTGGAAGCAATTACAGAGCCCGTGTGGTGCTTACAGCTGAAGATACAACCAAACAGCCACAGCTAATAATAAACAGCTCAGCAACCCCTGTAATTGAGGGAAACAACAGCTTCACACTTCCCGCCAACACCACTGGAACTTTCCCTATTGATGGCCATCTTGAAATCAGCGGAAACAACGGCACTGTAATCCGTCGAGATTTCCAAAGCAGCTATACAGTCATCGAGCCAATGGCAACAATTGCCCCCTCACTCATGAATGTGTTATATGCCGGAATCGAAAATGAGGTAAGCATATCAGTACCAGGAATTTCCCCACAAAATATAAGTGCTGTCATGACCAACGGAACAGTCACAAGAAGAGGAAATATGTGGTATGCAACACCATCACAAGTTGGTACAGATGCAACAATTACAGTAACAGTTACCACACCCTCAGGAGCGGCACAACAGCTAACCTCCAGAGAGTTCGGGGTAAGAGCACTGCCCGACCCCACTCCTTACATTATATATAGGGATTCGGATGGCAAGCCTGTAATATTTAAGGGAGGAAGCATTGCAAAATCGGTACTAATCAATGCAGATGGAATAGAGGCAGCCATTGATGACGGAATTCTCAACATACCATTCAGAGTTACAGAATTTCGCACACTGTTCTTCGACTCAATGGGGAATGCAATTCCTGAAGTTTCCGACGGCAGTCGTTTCTCCCAGAGGCAGAGAGAGCAGATAAGGCGACTTTCGCGTGGAAGCTATTTCTATATTTCAGGCATTCGTGCTGCAGGTCCTGATGGAGTAGAGCGCGAAATTGCAGTTATTGAAGTTAGAGTAAACTGA
- the porN gene encoding type IX secretion system ring subunit PorN/GldN — MKTKIFVILLLAATAQIAYPQETARERIEQRRQAEAARSSSTSQYNISHSEDELTYILENSRWSRIIYRYLDLSKPENSPLLLFTKIFTLLQNNEIKAYEYLDGQELFTEDYLINFTEFTERFGIQSTDIPLDEVQGYYLKEVYYFDTPTSSLRVTPLAICPIIQRFNNIEGTTRYPLFWIPYSEIAPHAKQMPVMLSPLNNSIRGTIDDFFRARRYNGEIYKTGNPGNRTLSQQTTTPEELKAEQERIEQELIDFEKRLRQQEVSQSRPTTPRSVGNTHKSNIVGTSQQTMRTRRY; from the coding sequence ATGAAAACAAAAATATTTGTAATTCTCCTGCTGGCAGCAACAGCACAGATCGCCTACCCACAAGAGACAGCCAGAGAAAGGATAGAACAGCGACGACAGGCAGAAGCCGCCAGAAGCAGTTCCACCAGCCAATACAACATCAGTCATAGTGAGGATGAGCTGACCTACATTCTCGAGAACTCACGATGGTCACGCATAATCTACCGCTACCTCGATCTCTCAAAACCTGAGAACTCACCTCTCCTATTATTTACTAAGATCTTTACCTTGCTGCAAAATAATGAGATAAAAGCTTATGAGTACCTCGATGGCCAAGAACTGTTCACCGAAGACTATCTCATTAACTTTACAGAGTTTACAGAACGGTTTGGCATTCAGTCGACCGACATACCGTTAGACGAAGTTCAGGGTTACTATCTCAAAGAGGTATATTACTTCGATACACCAACATCCAGTCTGCGCGTAACACCTTTAGCAATCTGCCCCATCATACAGAGATTCAACAACATCGAAGGCACCACCCGATACCCGCTTTTCTGGATTCCATACAGTGAAATAGCACCCCATGCCAAACAGATGCCGGTAATGCTTTCACCCCTCAACAACAGTATAAGAGGCACTATCGACGACTTCTTCAGAGCCCGCAGATATAATGGGGAGATCTATAAAACAGGCAATCCCGGAAACAGAACCCTCTCTCAACAGACAACAACCCCTGAAGAGTTGAAAGCAGAACAAGAGAGGATAGAACAGGAGCTTATCGATTTTGAAAAAAGATTAAGGCAACAAGAGGTAAGTCAGTCACGACCAACAACCCCAAGATCAGTCGGCAACACCCACAAATCAAACATAGTAGGCACATCACAGCAAACAATGCGAACAAGGCGATACTGA
- a CDS encoding DUF4256 domain-containing protein — protein sequence MSNSNPSQTNYTELLQTLEKRFEKNINRHPDLKWEEVQKKLEKSPTKLHTLSLMEETGGEPDVIGYDPKTKEYIFCDCSTESPKGRRSLCYDEAALKSRKEYKPKGSALGMAEEMGVEMLNEEQYKKLQELGDFDNKTSSWVTAPDSVRERGGGLFGDKRYGRTFIYHNGAESYYASRGFRAIIRV from the coding sequence ATGAGCAACAGTAATCCCTCACAAACTAACTACACCGAACTGCTTCAGACACTGGAAAAGCGCTTCGAAAAAAACATAAATAGACATCCCGATCTCAAATGGGAAGAGGTACAAAAAAAACTTGAAAAGAGTCCCACCAAACTCCACACACTCAGCCTGATGGAAGAAACCGGTGGAGAACCCGACGTAATAGGCTACGATCCCAAAACCAAAGAGTATATCTTTTGCGACTGCTCAACAGAGAGCCCAAAAGGTCGCCGCAGCCTCTGCTACGACGAAGCTGCACTTAAATCAAGGAAAGAGTACAAGCCCAAAGGCAGCGCCCTTGGCATGGCGGAGGAGATGGGTGTTGAGATGCTCAATGAAGAGCAATACAAAAAGCTTCAGGAGCTGGGCGATTTCGACAACAAAACATCCAGTTGGGTAACAGCACCAGATAGTGTGCGAGAGAGAGGAGGGGGACTATTTGGTGACAAACGATACGGTCGCACTTTCATCTACCACAATGGAGCCGAATCTTATTATGCTTCAAGAGGATTCAGAGCAATTATCAGAGTATAA
- a CDS encoding DUF6266 family protein, whose product MAKGSIFGTLSGKIGNVVVYERNGKQIVRSNPKQRDPKTPAQLAHRLKFSLANKGLSPLNNVIKIGFKNSEKSYRKLVGEAYHNAIIGEYPNFSMDYSRIQVAEGKVQLPSNIQMSYEEGSNIVGFIWDTQIADTAINSRPDDHVNIVCLNSIFLAEMHTFNISKRSDGKAFFELPIGWKPEDLNFWIFITSYDLSENSDSIYLSISHSQPS is encoded by the coding sequence ATGGCAAAAGGTTCGATTTTTGGTACCCTATCGGGTAAGATTGGCAATGTGGTTGTTTATGAGAGGAATGGCAAGCAAATTGTGAGATCAAACCCTAAGCAACGCGATCCGAAAACTCCGGCACAGTTGGCTCACAGGTTAAAATTTTCATTGGCTAATAAAGGTCTTTCTCCACTTAATAATGTTATAAAAATTGGTTTTAAAAATAGTGAAAAGAGTTACAGAAAGCTTGTGGGTGAGGCTTATCACAATGCTATAATTGGCGAATATCCGAATTTCTCAATGGATTATAGCAGGATTCAGGTTGCTGAGGGTAAGGTTCAACTTCCTTCCAACATTCAAATGAGTTATGAGGAAGGCTCTAACATAGTTGGCTTCATATGGGATACACAAATTGCGGATACTGCTATTAATAGCAGACCTGACGATCATGTGAACATTGTGTGTCTGAATTCAATCTTTCTGGCAGAAATGCACACATTCAACATTTCTAAACGATCTGATGGTAAAGCTTTTTTTGAGCTCCCTATCGGTTGGAAGCCTGAAGATCTTAATTTCTGGATATTTATTACCTCTTACGACTTATCGGAAAACTCTGACAGTATATATCTTTCTATTTCTCACTCCCAACCTTCCTAA
- a CDS encoding alkaline phosphatase family protein, translated as MNKLFLVILLCLTGSITLAQQPERKTVFIITDGIPVDIIHKASTPNLDRIEQEGIFLESYVGGERGGITQTPTISSNCYATLITGTWVNKHNVWDNNIANPNYNYPTIFRLYKDAYPDGKTAIYSTWLDNRTKLLGEGLDATKNLKIDYTFDGLEHDTINYPHDKHSNYIKKIDAAIASEAASSISKNGPDLSWVYLQYTDDAGHHYGNSPEFYNSITYHDALIGLIYDAVKQREEEYNEEWLFIVATDHGRTPLTARSHGGQSDSERNTWMVISKKDINDYALNYRTAAVDLLPTIADYMNIAIDQSTLYELDGLSLFSPADAFNLKGVLIDNSKLLLSWTSISKNIDTTAEVYISTTNNIKEGNPDRYIKIGEVPLKEELALLSIEMPEVSDFLKVVLKTPNHTLNYWVRKVGSEK; from the coding sequence ATGAACAAATTATTTTTAGTGATACTGCTCTGCCTTACAGGCAGCATCACCCTTGCGCAACAACCAGAAAGAAAAACAGTTTTCATAATAACAGATGGTATACCGGTAGACATAATCCACAAAGCAAGCACCCCCAATCTCGACAGGATAGAGCAGGAGGGCATCTTTTTGGAATCATACGTGGGAGGCGAGAGAGGAGGCATCACACAGACCCCCACCATATCCTCAAACTGCTATGCAACACTTATCACCGGAACCTGGGTAAACAAGCACAACGTATGGGACAACAACATTGCCAACCCCAATTACAACTATCCCACCATCTTCAGGCTATATAAAGATGCCTATCCCGATGGCAAAACAGCCATCTACTCAACCTGGCTCGACAACAGAACCAAGCTGCTTGGCGAGGGACTCGATGCAACTAAAAACCTGAAGATCGATTATACCTTCGACGGGTTAGAGCACGACACCATCAACTACCCCCACGACAAGCATAGCAACTACATAAAAAAGATAGATGCCGCCATAGCCTCAGAAGCCGCCAGCAGCATCTCTAAGAACGGACCAGACCTCTCGTGGGTCTATCTGCAGTACACCGACGATGCCGGTCACCACTACGGCAACAGTCCCGAATTCTACAACTCCATCACCTATCACGATGCGCTGATAGGCCTCATATACGATGCCGTAAAACAGCGTGAAGAAGAGTATAACGAAGAGTGGCTGTTTATTGTAGCCACCGATCATGGTCGCACCCCCCTCACCGCCCGCAGTCACGGTGGTCAGAGCGACAGCGAAAGAAATACATGGATGGTAATCAGCAAGAAAGACATCAACGACTATGCCCTTAACTACAGGACAGCCGCAGTAGACCTTCTTCCCACCATTGCAGACTATATGAATATAGCGATAGATCAGAGCACCCTCTACGAGCTCGATGGCCTGTCTCTATTCAGCCCCGCAGACGCCTTCAATCTTAAAGGAGTACTGATAGACAACAGCAAGCTTCTTCTCAGCTGGACCTCCATCAGCAAGAACATCGATACCACAGCCGAAGTCTATATCAGCACAACTAACAACATTAAAGAGGGCAATCCCGACAGATACATAAAAATTGGCGAAGTACCATTAAAAGAAGAGCTTGCCCTACTTTCCATAGAAATGCCCGAAGTATCAGACTTTCTTAAAGTAGTTCTTAAAACCCCCAATCATACTTTGAATTATTGGGTTAGGAAGGTTGGGAGTGAGAAATAG
- a CDS encoding SRPBCC family protein, translated as MLDQWWGPKPWRAITKSLDFREGGHWHYLMNGPEGEVQWGKFDYLTIEPNESFTGKDGFSDENGTLDTTLPQNHWELRMSQTGNTVMVDMLLTFEKAEDIDTYIDMGFKEGITQTLDQLEEIL; from the coding sequence ATGTTAGATCAGTGGTGGGGACCCAAGCCCTGGAGAGCCATTACCAAGTCGCTCGATTTCCGGGAAGGCGGTCACTGGCACTATTTGATGAACGGACCCGAAGGCGAAGTTCAGTGGGGCAAGTTCGATTACCTCACCATAGAGCCTAACGAGTCGTTCACAGGAAAAGATGGCTTCAGCGATGAGAACGGAACATTAGACACAACACTCCCTCAGAACCACTGGGAGCTCAGGATGAGTCAAACAGGCAATACAGTAATGGTTGATATGCTGCTTACATTCGAAAAAGCCGAAGATATCGACACCTATATAGACATGGGCTTCAAAGAAGGCATAACACAGACATTAGATCAGTTGGAAGAGATACTATGA